The following are encoded together in the Physeter macrocephalus isolate SW-GA unplaced genomic scaffold, ASM283717v5 random_158, whole genome shotgun sequence genome:
- the STMN1 gene encoding stathmin, with the protein MASSDIQVKELEKRASGQAFELILSPRSKESVPEFPLSPPKKKDLSLEEIQKKLEAAEERRKSHEAEVLKQLAEKREHEKEVLQKAIEENNNFSKMAEEKLTHKMEANKENREAQMAAKLERLREKDKHIEEVRKNKESKDPADETEAD; encoded by the exons ATGGCTTCTTCTG ATATCCAGGTGAAGGAATTGGAGAAGCGTGCCTCAGGCCAGGCTTTTGAGCTGATTCTCAGCCCTCGATCAAAAGAATCTGTCCCAGaattccccctttcccctccaaaGAAGAAGGATCTTTCCCTGGAGGAAATTCAGAAGAAActagaagctgcagaagaaagaCGCAAG tccCATGAAGCTGAGGTCTTGAAACAGCTTGCTGAGAAACGAGAGCACGAGAAGGAAGTGCTTCAAAAAGCGATAGAGGAGAACAACAACTTCAGTAAAATGGCAGAAGAGAAGCTGACCCACAAAATGGAAGCCAACAAAGAGAACCGAGAGGCGCAAATGGCTGCCAAACTGGAGCGTTTGCGAGAGAAG GACAAGCACATTGAAGAAGTGCGGAAGAACAAAGAATCCAAAGATCCTGCTGATGAGACTGAAGCTGACTAA